The following is a genomic window from Coriobacteriaceae bacterium.
TGAGCCGCAAGCACGCCCGCCGCAAGCTCAGCGAACTCGTGCGCCTGGGGCCGGGTGTCGAATCCTATATATACCGTTTTGCCGGGATTGGTTTTTTGCCACAACTCGCCGACGGCATCGGCAATGCGGGCAACGTTGTCGACGGTAAAGTCCTCGTCGACGCGAGCACGCCAACCGTCAGTTCCAAAATGAATTATCGCGCACACGCGCAGACACCTCACAGTGTTTAGATCATGGTACGCATGAGGTATACCCGCAACGAGTGTTCAGCAACCTGCCGGAACAGGCATTCACCATTTGGGCAAATGCTGCCGAGGGCGTACAGACAATAAAAAAAACCGCCCCGTAAGGAGCGGTTTAACCTTTATATATCGAGCGCCTCGGCCATCGCCGCCGTAGTGATCGCCGTGGTTCCACAGCAACTGCCAACCATTGCGGCACCGGCATGCCTCCATTCGATGCATGCGCACGCGAAGGCTTCGGGGTTCTCGTGCCATACGGGGCCATCCTGAGTCTGGACCGGATCGCCCACGTTGGGACGCACCGTGACGGGCGTAGTCGCCGCTGCAACCATCCTGGGCACTGCGGCGCTCGCGGCCGCAAGCGAACAGCAGTTGACGCCAACCGAGCTTGCGCCGTGTTTCTCGGCGTACAAAACGGCTGCCTCGATGTTGAGGCCATCGCCCAGCAGATCGCCTTTATCGTCAACGACAAAACTCACCAGAACAGGCATGCCGTCGGCGGCATCTCGGGCGCCGGCAAGTATGGGCTGCAAATTGCGGATAGACGTCACCGTCTCGATCAGCAGGCCGTCGACACCGGCATTGAGCAAGGCGTGCGCCTGCTCGCGCGCAATGCCTCGGATCTCACGATACTCGGCAGAGTCCTCGGCAAACCACTCAATACCGATCGGGCCCATCGAGCCCAGCAGCAGTTGAGGGTGCGCCTGGCGGGCATCATCGACGGCCCCGCGATTGACCTCCGCCACGGACGGCGTGATCTGGTCGTGCTTGAGGGCATAGCTTGATGCCTGAAAGGTATTGGTGATGAGCACCTGCGCGCCGGCGGCGACATAAAGGCGATGGATACGAGAAACGGTCTGCGGCTCTGCCAGATTCCAAAACGCCGGTGGAATGTCGGCGGCATCGTACTCGCTCATCAGCACACTGCCCATGGGGCCCTGCGCCAACAGGGTCTCACTCGACAAACGGCGCGCAAGCTCCTCGGCACCAAAGCGGTTGTAGTAACTCGTATCCATATATCCCGCTATTCCTCGACGCTAATTCCCTGCTTTTCGAGATAGGCGAGCCAGCGGTTCATCGTGTCCTCGGAAAGCGCATGCTCCATCATGCACGCCTCGGAATCGGCGCGCTCAAAATCGACGCCGAGCTCTTGGACCAAAAACGTGCGGATGAGGCGATGGCGGTACCAGATAGCCGTACCGACCTCACGACCGCGCTCGGTCAGGATGACCTTGCCGTAGTGCGATTGCTCGACAAGCTCGGACGTTTTAAGCGCCGAGACCGCCTTATTGACCGATGCCTTGGAGACACCGAGGCGCTGCGCGATATCGACCGATCGCACACCGTTGGTCTCCCCCTCTTCGCTCTCGATGCGAACCATGCACTCCAAGTAGTCTTCGTTCGCCACCGTCAGGTGCAGCTCGCGCGAGCTATTTGTCGTTTCCATGACCTTCCGTCCCTTCTGCATTCAATGGGTGATTCTACCCCATCCAAGCGCCGCGGTATGCCGTGGCATACCGTGCTAGAGTTCTTGTTGCACACGACGACCAAGATTGGAGCGGTCTGTATGGAAAACAACACCACGAACCCCGATGTCCTTGAGCGCTTTTTGCGCTACGTCCAGATCAACACGCAATCCGAGGATGCAAACTGCGACCAGGTGCCCTCGAGCACCGTTCAGTTTGACCTCGCCAACGTACTGGCCGAGGAGCTGCGCGAGCTCGGCGCGGCCGATGCCCATGTGACCGAGCATGCCTATGTCTGCGCGCATATTCCCGCGAGCGCTGGCGCCGAGGA
Proteins encoded in this region:
- a CDS encoding homocysteine S-methyltransferase family protein; this encodes MDTSYYNRFGAEELARRLSSETLLAQGPMGSVLMSEYDAADIPPAFWNLAEPQTVSRIHRLYVAAGAQVLITNTFQASSYALKHDQITPSVAEVNRGAVDDARQAHPQLLLGSMGPIGIEWFAEDSAEYREIRGIAREQAHALLNAGVDGLLIETVTSIRNLQPILAGARDAADGMPVLVSFVVDDKGDLLGDGLNIEAAVLYAEKHGASSVGVNCCSLAAASAAVPRMVAAATTPVTVRPNVGDPVQTQDGPVWHENPEAFACACIEWRHAGAAMVGSCCGTTAITTAAMAEALDI
- a CDS encoding metal-dependent transcriptional regulator, producing METTNSSRELHLTVANEDYLECMVRIESEEGETNGVRSVDIAQRLGVSKASVNKAVSALKTSELVEQSHYGKVILTERGREVGTAIWYRHRLIRTFLVQELGVDFERADSEACMMEHALSEDTMNRWLAYLEKQGISVEE